Below is a genomic region from Pseudarthrobacter sulfonivorans.
ATGTCAGCAATGGGGGCCTTGCTGCTGTTCACAAAACCGGATTCCAGCGTGTTGTCGTCAGCAATTGTGCCGTTGGCATTCAGGGACATCGCGTACTGGGGATCCTGCGTCAGGGGGTAGACCGTCTGCGCTTCCACGGTGCTGCTCAGCGCCGGCTGGATTTCCTGCCCGGGCTCGGACATAAAGATCAGCGCGCCCTCGAGGATGTTGCCGGTGGTGGGGCAGACCATGTCGCTGTGCAGCTTCAGCACGGACAGGCTCAGGGCGCTCCAGTTGCCGCTCGTCGGGTTGGCCGTGACGGTTCCTGCCGAGCCGGCCGGGAGGGCCGCGTTGGCAACAGCGATTCCACCGCCCAGCAGGAGGGCGGTGCCGGCAACGGCGGCCGTGGCGTTCAGGCCCCAGCGGGATTTCATTGTCGTGGCGTTGGCCATAATCATTTCTTCTTTCTCAGGTAAACGTGTCTACTGCTGCGGTGTTGCCCGGCGCCGGGAAATTAAATCCACCGGCCAACCAGCGAAAATCGCTGCGAAGAATTACCGATCAGTCTGGGTCATCAGTCGAATTCTGCGGGCGTGGCAAAGTAAAGCAGGCCGGTACTGAAAGTAAATTCTTTATGAACGGAATTCAGGACCCGGCCGAAGGAATTGTTAGTTGGTGTAACCCGACTTTTTGCCCATCGTCCAGTCGCCCACGTAGGAGAGCGTTTTGAAACCGAACTTGTTGATGATGACCTTGCTGCCAATCGTCTTCAGGTTGGTGGTCACGGCGTTGCTCAGAACCAGGCTGTAAATGAGCTTGCTGGTCTGGGTGGAGCTGGACACCACGTTGTAGGTGTCGCGTGCGAAGATGCCCTTGCCGCTGGCGGGCGCCACGGCAGCGTTACCGTAGAGGTCGCCGGGGGCCAGAGCCGGAGCCGCGGTGGCCGGGTCAATGGCCTTGAGTCCATCGATGTTCGCCAGCACCTGACCGGCAGCGGTGGTGTTGGCCATGGCGCCGTTCTTCTGCGCGATCCACTGTGCGGCGGAGAACGCGATGATATCGCCGTCGTTGATGAGAGCCGCACCGTTGTTCTCGGGATAGTTCTGCTCGACATCGGGGATGCAAGTGGTGTTCGGGGTGACACCAATGGCCTTCACGAAGAAGGCGCGGGTGCCCGAAGCGGCCTGGGGCAGCTTGGGAGTGAAGGTCATGGTTCCGATGACGGGCTTGCCGGTGGTGCCGTCAATGGTGACGCCGTCGCCGGCCGTACAGCTGAAGATGTTGGCGATTTGCTGGGTGGTCAGGTTCAGCGGCGTGTTGGTGGAGTCCTTGACTGCCACGGTCATCGCGTCGCGTGCGAACGGCAGGAACGTCAGGTCGGTGCCTGCCACGCTGGGGGAGGAGGAGGACCGGGCGATGTCGACGTCGTTCCGCTTCAGCGTGAACGAGTTGTTGGCCGAGTCCTTGTAGACATGGTTCAGCGGGTTCAGGCTGGCGCTCAGGGCCTTGACGCCGGCACCGGAACCGTTGGGTCGGGTAAACGCGGTGACGCCGGTCTTGGTCACGATCGTCGCCGGCGTGCCGAAGGCGTCGTAGGAGGCCACTGTCCTGATGGGGCCCGCGTTGGTCAGGGCGTTCCAGACATCCTGGATGGTGTCGGAACCAACGGCCGCCAGCGGGCGGTCCGGCGTCGTGGGCTCCGCAGACGCGCTGGCTGAGCTGATCAGGCCGAGTGCCAAGGCGGTGACGCAGATAGCGCCGACAGCCTGGAAGGACTTCAATTTCATGTCAAGATTCCCCATCTTAGGTACCGAGTGGATTAGCTGGTGCAGGTGAGCCACGGCGCAGTGCGGGCACTGCCGCTGCGGTCTGCGGCTGCCGGAGTAGTCAGGACAGTGCCGGCCGCTAAGAGTCTGCGGCGGCGCTGCCCGGCATTTCGAATTGCTTGGCTAAGAAGAACCTGCGATCAGGTGAACGTTTGGTGAAAGCCGGCAAGGGGGCTTCGGGCAGCCGTTCCACGCCGGGAGCTCCTGCACGCAAGAGCTCGGGCGGGAACTCAACCGGAAGATGCCGGTGTCCGTGGCGGATCACTGTTTCCAGCAGGCGTGCGCCGCCAAGCAGGTCCAGTGCCGCCAGGGCGCTGCGGTCCCGGTCCCGGATGGTGGGGTACCAGGCGCTGGCCATCAACACGGGGCGTCCGCGCAGGCTGACGTACCACCCGTAGTCCCGGGCCTGCTGGTTCTGGACGAAGGTAATGGTTAGGTCCTGGGCGGCCTTCTGAGCGGCCGTCGCATTCGCGGCCGCCACCGCATAGCTCGGGAAGAGGCCAACACCCCGGCCGAGTTCCCTGTGGTTGCCCGAGATCAGGCGCCAGACGACCAGTGGCTGGTTGAAGTGATCCATCCGGCGCACCAGTTGGTGGATGGCCGGCAGGCGGACTGCCTGTGCCAGGACTTCGGTTGGCTGTTCAACGGGATTGGTCAACCGTTGCCGCACGTTAAGGGATGGCAGCGCGGAAACATGGCCGTGCTGAACGCCAGCGCTGAAGACGGCGAGTTCGCGCTCCTTCCAGCGGGTCGCCGCAGGAAGGGCCTGACTAACAAGAGAGGTGAAGGAAATGCGTTCATTGGAAATGATGGCTCCCCAGGGATCCTGTGACTGGACGCCGCCCATGCGGTCGTGATAAGGCTCAAGCCGGATGGTTGCCAGCCGGGGTGGCGGGGGTAAAGGAAGGGTGACGGGCAGCTGAACGTCTGGCATCACACGATGCCGCGTCCCGCGGTGGGCACATTTAGAATGGGACATTGTGCGCAACTGCACTGTGCGCGTCCGTCGCAATCTCCTCGTTCCAGAAGGGCTCCCGGTGTCCAACCCAGCCGAAACGACCTCCAAACGTCCACTCCGCGTTGCCATTGTGGGTGCGGGACCGGCAGGTGTTTACGCGGCGGATATCCTGACCAAGTCCAACGGCGTCAAGGACGGCGATTTTGAGGTCAGTATCGACCTTTTTGAGGCCTACCCCGCCCCGTACGGCCTGATCCGCTACGGCGTGGCCCCTGACCACCCGCGCATCAAGGGGATCGTGAACGCGCTGCACAAGGTCCTGGACCGCGGCGACATCCGCTTCCTGGGCAACGTCACGTACGGCCGCGATCTCACCCTCCATGACTTCCGCGCCTTCTACGACGCCGTGATCTTCTCCACGGGCGCCATCAAGGACGCGGACCTGGCCATCCCTGGCGTTGATCTCGGCGGTTCGTTCGGCGGCGCCGACTTTGTGTCCTGGTACGACGGCCACCCGGACGTGCCCCGCGACTGGCCGCTGGATGCCAAGGAAATCGCCGTGATCGGCAACGGCAACGTGGCGCTGGACGTGGCCCGGATGCTGGTCAAGCACCCCGATGAACTCCTCACCACCGAAATCCCGGACAATGTCTACCAGGGCCTGAAGAACTCGCCGGTCACGGACGTCCACGTCTTCGGCCGCCGAGGCCCGGCGCAGGTCAAGTTCACGCCGCTGGAACTGCGGGAGCTGAGCCACATGAAGGACGTGGACATTGTCCTTTACCCGGAGGACTTCGAGTTCGACGAAGCCTCCGATGACGCCATCCGCAGCAACAACCAGATCAAAACCATGGTGAACACGCTGACCAACTGGCTCGTGGAGGAGCACGCCGAAGCGGAAGAGCCGTCCTCCCGCCGCCTGCACCTGCACTTCCTGCACAGCCCGGTGAAGATCTACCAGGACCCCGACGACGGCGGGTCCGGCCGGGTGGCCGGCATCAAGTTTGAGCGCATGGAGCTGGATGGCACCGGCAACGTCAAAGGCACGGGCGAGTTTGTGGACTACCCCGTCCAGGCCGTGTACCGCGCCATCGGCTACCACGGTTCGCCACTGGACGAGCTGGAGTACAACGCCAAACGCGGAGTGATCCCCAACGAGGGCGGCCGCGTGCTGGACGCCGACGGCAACCCCGTCCCCGGAATCTACGCCACCGGCTGGATCAAGCGCGGGCCGGTCGGCCTGATCGGGCACACCAAGGGCGACGCCCTGGAGACCATCGGCTTCCTACTGGAGGACCGGCTCACCCTGCCACCCGCCCAGAACCCGGACCCGCAGGCCATCATCGACCTCCTGCAGGAGCGCGGCATCGAGTTCACCACCTGGGAGGGCTGGATCAAGCTGGACGCGCACGAAGCAGCCCTCGGCGCCGCGTGGACAGAAGGCGGGACAGGCACCGACGGGCCCGCCGCCGTCGTGCGTGAACGCATCAAAGTAGTCCCGCGTGAGGAAATGATCAACATCTCCCGCGCCTGACCAGCGTCACCCACCAAAACAGCGCGAACGGACACTTGAGGCCCCAGCCAGAGGGGCCTCAAGTGTCCGTTCGCGCAACAGGGGCTGGCGCTGGAGGGTTCGCGCCGGCGGCCAGTAGACTTGCAGGACCGATGGGAGTTCGATGAGGAACCTGATCCTGCCGCCGACGTCCGGCGGCGAAGCAACTGCGCTGGCCCAGCGTCATGCCCTGGCCGCCCATGAGCAGCTCGACGCCCAGGCGTTTCCGAACGCACCGGAAATCCCCGGCCTGCGGCGGCTGATCCGGGAATCCTGGCAGCGGTCCGCCCGGTTGAAAGCCAACCCTGACAACCCCGAAGCGCCCCTTGCCCTGGACACCGACGAGCTCGAGGAATACCGGCGGCAGCACCCCCTTGCCAGCATCATGCCCGTGATCCACAAACTCCTGGTCCAGCCGAGCCACGACAGCGGCCTGCTCGTTGCCGTGGGTGATGAAGTGGGCCGGCTGCTCTGGGTGGAAGGCGATCCGGCCCTGCAGCGCCGTGCCGAAGGCATGATGTTCGTGCCGGGCGCCGACTGGTCAGAGGCCACAGTAGGCACCAGCGCTCCCGGCACTGCCCTGGCCCTGGGTCGCGGCATCCAGATTTCCGGGGCGGAGCACTACCAGCGGTCCGTGCACGCGTGGAGCTGCACGGCCGTACCGTTCCACGATCCGGATTCCGGTGCGCTGCTGGGCGTTGTTGACATCACGGGTAAAGCCAGTGCCGTGGCGCCCCACACTTTGTCGCTCGTTGAAGCGACCGTCGCTGCCGCCCAGGCGCAGCTCCGTGTTGAGCGGCTTCAGCTGGCGGCCACCCTTGCCAGCCGGCCGGCCCGACGGCGGAACGCCAGTTCGGCGGCCAGGTCGGATTCGGCGCGGACCGGGGGAGCCGGCGGCGCGAAGGAAGGCAGCCTGTACCGCAACAGCCTGCAGCTTCTGGGCCGTGACCAGGCGTTGCTCAGCATCGAAGGCAAAACGGTGTCGCTGTCCGCCCGGCACAGTGAAATCCTCGCCCTGCTCAGCACCCACCCGGACGGGCTGAGCGCCGAGGAGCTCAGTGTCCTGCTCTACCCGGGCGACGGCCCCACCATGACGCTCCGCGCGGAAATGGTCCGGCTGCGCAAGATCCTGCAGCAGCTCAATCCGGCCGCCGTGCCCGAATCCCGGCCGTACAAACTCACCATGGACCTGGTCCCGGACAGCGGGCAGGTGCTGAACTGCCTGCAGCGCGGCGCCCACCGCATTGCGCTGGAAATCTACCGCGGCGCGGTGCTGCCGCGCTCCGAAGCGCCGGGCATCATCGACCTCCGCGACAGGGTCTCCTCGCTCATGCGCGAAGCGGTCCTGACGGACGGCAGTGCCGAGACGCTGCTCAAGTACGCGGCCCTGCCGGAGGCGAGGGACGACGTCGACGTCCGGACCGTCGCCCTGAAGCTGCTGCCGGCGCGCTCGCCCAAGCGGGCCGCCGTCGTCGCGGACCTTGAGCGGCTGGAAGCCGAACTCAGCGCCTAACCGCCGGGGCCGTGAGCTGGCTCACACTGGCGCAACCTGACTGCAACCTTCACCCTCCTACGCTGAAACCAACGGCGGCCGCCATCATCAGGCGCCACCTTTCATGCACAGCAAAGGAGCTAGCAATGACTGTCTACGCACAGCCCGGTACCGAGGGTTCGAAGGTCACGTTCAAGGACCGTTACGAGAACTGGATCGGCGGCGAGTGGGTTGCCCCCGTCAAGGGCCAGTACTTCGAGAACATCACACCCGTCACCGGCAAGGTCTTCTGCGAAGTTGCCCGCGGCACCGCGGAAGACATCGAGCTGGCCCTGGACGCCGCCCACAAGATCGCACCGTCCTGGGGCAAGACCTCCGTCGCCGAGCGCGCCGCCATCCTGAACAAGATCGCCGACCGCATCGACGAAAACCTTGAAATGCTGGCCGTCGCCGAATCCTGGGACAACGGCAAGCCCATCCGCGAAACCCTGAACGCGGACATTCCGCTCGCCGCCGACCACTTCCGCTACTTCGCCTCGGCCGTCCGCGCCCAGGAAGGCCGGCTGTCCCAGCTCGACGACGACACCACCGCCTACCACTACCACGAGCCGCTCGGCGTCGTGGGCCAGATCATCCCGTGGAACTTCCCCATCCTGATGGCCGTCTGGAAGCTCGCCCCGGCCCTCGCCGCCGGCAACGCCGTGGTCCTCAAGCCGGCCGAGCAGACGCCGTCGTCCATCCTTGTGTTGATGGAGCTTATCGGCGACCTCCTGCCGGCCGGTGTCCTCAACGTGGTCAACGGCTTCGGCGTCGAGGCCGGCAAGCCGCTCGCCTCCAGCCCGCGGATCCGCAAGATCGCCTTCACCGGCGAAACCTCCACGGGACGCCTGATCAGCCAGTACGCCAGCCAGAACCTGATTCCGGTCACCCTGGAGCTCGGCGGCAAGAGCCCGAACATCTTCTTCAACGACGTCGCGGACACCAACGACGCGTTCTATGACAAGGCCCAGGAGGGCTTTACGCTCTTCGCCTTCAACCAGGGCGAAGTCTGCACCTGCCCGTCCCGCGCCCTGGTCCAGGAAGACATCTACGATTCCTTCATGGCCGACGCCGTGGCCCGCGTTGAGAAAATCATCCAGGGCAACCCGCTGGACACCGAAACCCAGCTTGGTGCCCAGGCCTCCAATGACCAGCTGGAAAAGATCCTCTCCTACATCGACATCGGCAAGCAGGAAGGCGCCAAGGTGCTCACCGGCGGTGCCCGGGCCGACATGCCCGGCGACCTGGCCGGCGGCTACTACGTCCAGCCGACCATCTTCGAAGGCCACAACAAGATGCGGATCTTCCAGGAGGAGATCTTCGGCCCTGTTGTTTCCGTGACCCGCTTCAGCGACTACAACGACGCGATGGGCATCGCCAACGACACCCTGTACGGCCTCGGCGCCGGCGTCTGGTCCCGCAACGGCAACGTCGCCTACCGTGCCGGCCGCGAGATCCAGGCCGGCCGCGTCTGGGTCAACAACTACCACGCCTACCCGGCCGGCGCTGCGTTCGGCGGGTACAAGTCCTCCGGCATCGGACGTGAAAACCACTCCATGATGCTGGACCACTACCAGCAGACCAAGAACCTCCTGGTCAGCTACAACGAGAACAAGCTCGGCTTCTTCTAAGCCGCCCTTAGCCCGGGCGGGGACGGATCAGCACTGGTCCGTCCCCGCCTGCACCGTCCTGGCCACCCTTCAGGAAGGCAGCACCACCTCCACCGCACCATCGCTTTATCTACGCAAGGATTTCGCCAATGACGACGACAATGCAAGCAGCAGTAGTAACCGAGTTCGGCAAGGATCTTCAGATCCAGACCCTCCCCATTCCCACCCCGGGCCGGGGTGAGGCGCTGGTCAAGGTCATCACCACCGGCGTCTGCCACACAGACCTCCACGCGGCTGAGGGCGACTGGCCGGTCAAGCCGACACCGCCGTTCATCCCCGGCCACGAAGGTGTAGGCGAAGTGGTTGCCCTGGGCGAAGGTGTCACCGACCTCGCCGTCGGCGACCTCGTCGGCAACGCCTGGCTCTGGTCCGCCTGCGGCGACTGCCAGTACTGCCGCACCGGCTGGGAGACACTCTGCGAGGTACAGAAGAACGCCGGCTACAGTGTGGACGGCTCCTTCGGGGAGTACATGCTCGTGGACACGCGCTTTGCCGCACGCATCCCGGCGGGCTCGGACCCCGTTGAAGTCGCACCGGTGCTTTGCGCCGGCGTCACGGTCTACAAAGGCCTGAAGATGACCGAAGCCAGGCCCGGACAGTGGGTCACCATCTCCGGTATCGGCGGACTGGGGCACATTGCCGTCCAGTACGCGGTTGCCATGGGACTGCGGGTTGCTGCCGTGGACATCGCGGACGACAAACTCGCCCTGGCCAAGAAGCACGGCGCCGAGCTCACCATCAACGCGCTGCACGAAGATCCCGTCGAAGTCATCCAACGTGAAACCGGAGGTTGCCATGGAGTCCTGGTCACCGCAGTACACCCGTCTGCTTTTGGCCAGGCGATCGGCATGGCCCGCCGGGGCGGGACGATTGTGTTCAACGGCCTGCCGCCGGGCGACTTCCCAGCACCGATCTTCGAGATTGTGCTCAAGGGCCTGACCGTCCGCGGCTCGATCGTGGGGACCCGGCAGGACCTGGAGGAAGCCCTCGAGTTCTACGCCGAGGGCAAGATCCACCCCACGGTCTCCACCCGGGAACTCTCCGAGGTCAACGCCGTTCTTGACGAGATGAAACACGCCAAGATCGACGGCCGCGTTGTTATCAAGTACTGATGATGGAGGCGAGGCTTGACGCGGCGGTGACGCTGCCCGGGGAGGACATCTCCCGCGTGGCTCTCACCGCCGAGGCCCTGGGACTGCTCAGGAAGTTGTGGGGGCAGCACGGGCCCCTGATGTTCCACCAGTCCGGCGGCTGCTGCGACGGGTCCTCGCCTATGTGTTATCCGGCCGGGGAGTTCATCACCGCGGAAGCGGACGTCCTCCTGGGGCTGTTCGACATCGCCGACGGCCTGGAGCCGCAGCCCCTCGAGTTCTGGATGTCCAGGGAGCAGTTCAACTACTGGAGCCACACCCATCTGACCGTGGACGTGGTCCAGGGCCGGGGGAGCGGGTTCTCGGTTGAGTCGCCGGAAGGCAAGCGGTTCCTGATCCGGTCAAAGCTGATGGACTGGCCCGGCTAGGCACCCGAACCACCTGCGCGAACGGACACTTGAGGCCCTCCCGGCGAGGGCCCCAAGTGTCCGTTCGCGCTTAACCGGGGCGGGCGGAAAGTCTCACCATGCGGGACAGGTGTGAACGTCCATTGGGTGGACGAGTATCGTTGATGGGTCTGTTTCCAACACAAATCAGGATTGTGGATCTCCTTATGAACCTTCTCCGGACCAAATCCATCGAGCAGTCCATCGCCGACGCCGATGAACCCGGACGCAAGCTCAAGCGGTCGCTCAGCAGCTGGGACCTGATGATCATGGGTGTCGCCGTCGCTGTCGGCGCCGGCATCTTCTCGGTGGGAGCCAAGGCTGCGGCCAACTTCTCCGGCCCCGCCGTGACGTTGTCCTTTGCCATTGCCGCCGTTACGTGTGCCCTGGCCATCATGTGCTACGCCGAGTTCGCCACCGCCATTCCGGTCGCCGGGTCGGCCTACGTCTTTACGTACGCCACCATGGGCGAGCTGCTTGCGTGGATCATCGGCTGGAACCTGATCCTGGAACTGTTCACCGCCGCGGCAGTGATCGCCAAGTACTGGGGCATCTACCTCAGCAAGGTATTCGCGCTGATGGGGGCCGACGTGCCGCCGGCACTGTCCCTCGGCGGCGTGGACCTCTACTGGGGCGCCTTCCTGATCGTTGCCGTCTTCACCGTGCTCCTGGTGCTGGGCACCAAGCTCTCCGCCCGTGTGGGCAACGTCTTCACGCTGATCAAGATCGCCGTGGTGCTGTTTGTTATCGTCGTGGGCTTCACGTACGTGAAGTTCGAGAACTACACGCCGTTCGTGCCCGCCGCGGAACCCACCGCCGGTGGCGCCGCGGACGTTATGAAGCAGTCATTCTTCGGCTTCCTCACCGGCGCCGCGCCTGCCCAGTACGGCACCCTCGGTATCTTCGCCGGCGCGGCCCTGGTGTTCTTCGCCTTCATCGGCTTTGACGTCGTGGCCACGTCCGCGGAGGAAGTCAAAAACCCGCAGAAGACCCTGCCGCGCGGCATCTTCGGCGGCCTGGCCGTGGTGACCCTGCTCTACATCCTGGTGTCCCTCGCGCTCACCGGCATGGTGTCCTACACGGACCTCGCGGCAGCCGAAACGCCCACCCTCACCACCGCGTTCGAGGCCGTCGGCAACACCACCGCGGCCAAGGTCATCGCCTTCGGCTCCCTGATCGGCCTCACCACCGTCATCATGGTGCTGCTGATGGGACTGTCCCGCGTGGTGCTGGCCATGAGCCGCGACGGGCTGCTGCCTCGCGCGCTGTCCAAGACCAGCGAAAAACGTTCGACGCCGGTCCGCCTCCAGATCATCTGCGGCGCCGCGGTAGCACTTGTGGCCGGCCTGACAAACGTTGACCTGCTGGAGGAAATGATCAACATCGGCACGCTGTCCGCGTTTGTGGTGGTGAGCCTGGGCATCCTGGTGCTGCGCAAGAAGCGCCCGGACCTGAAGCCGTCCTTCCGCGTCCCGTTCGGCAAGGTCCTCCCGGTGGTTTCGGCCGTCCTGTGCCTGTACCTGATGACGAACCTCGCGGTGGAGACGTGGATCTTCTTCGCCGGCTGGCTGGTCATCGGCGTCGTGATCTACTTCGCCTACGGCCAGCGTCACTCCCGCCTGAACGAAAGGTTCGCCGAAGCCAAGTCCGCCGTGGACGCCACGGAGTCCGGCGCGGATTCCAGCGCGGACGCCCGCCTTTCCGGCAGTGATGCCGCAGCCCGCGACGAGGCACTCACCCGCCCGTAAGCCCGCGGCCACCTAGGCCTGCAAACAAGGCAGAGGCACCCGTCCACCCCTTTGGTGGCAGGGTGCCTCTGCCGTTTAACCCGCCTTTTGTGATCTGGCCGATAAGACCTATATAGTCGTGCTTGAAGTTTTCGGGATGTCGTCCCGATAATCGGAATGTGCTTCGGCACCAAAGAGAAATGGTGAACTGTGGCTGAGAACGATGTTGTTCGCAGTAAATCGGCGGTCCTCGACCCCGAAGGCAATGAGGTGTCCTCCGGGGCCACCGACAAAGGGCCCGTCCGCAGGGCCGCATGGGCCGGCCTGATCGGCACCGCGCTTGAGCAGTACGACTTTGTGATCTACGGAACCGCATCGGCGATCATCTTCAACAAGATCTTCTTCCCGAACATCGACCCCGCCATCGGCATCATCGCCGCGTTCGGTGCCTACGCCGTTGGCTTCGGGGCACGCCCCCTCGGCGGCCTCTTCTTCTCCAAGTACGGTGACCGGCTGGGACGCAAGTGGGTGCTGGTTGCCACGCTCTTCCTGATGGGCATCGCCACCTTCGCCATCGGCCTGCTGCCCACCTACGAGCAGGCGGGCATCTGGGCCCCGGTGCTGCTGGTTGCCTGCCGCTTCCTCCAGGGATTCGGCGCCGGCGCTGAACAGGCGGGCGGCGTGGTCCTGGTGGCGGAAACTGCGCCCAAGGGCAGCCGCGGACGCTATGCCTCGCTCGTCTTCGTTGGTGCCGCCGCCGGCACCGCGATGGGCGCCGTCGTCTGGATCCTGGTCCAGCTGATGCCCACTGAAGCACTCGAAGCCTACGGCTGGCGGCTTGTGTTCTTCTCGTCGATCTTCGTCACCATCGCCGCCTACGTGATCCGCCGCAAGCTGAAGGAATCACCGGTCTTTGAGGAAATGAAGGAAGAGATCGCCGGCGCCGTCCGCGCCACCCCCGTGGCCGACGTCGTCAAGAACGGCCGTGCGGGCCTGTTCCGGGTCTTCTTTATGAACGTGGGCGCCAACGCGCACTCGTACATCTTCCAGGTCTTCCTGGGCTCCTACCTGATCACGCAGCTCAAGATTGACGCGACGTTCATTCCCAAGGTCCTGCTGGTGGGCGCGCTCTTCGCCTGCGTCTCGGCCTACGCCTTCGGCACGCTCTCCGACCGCTTCGGCCGCCGCCGGATGTACCTCATCATCACGGCATTCCTGTTTGTCTTCCCCGTCCCGGCCTTCCTGCTGCTGAACACCGGAAACCTGTTCCTGATCTCGCTGGTGATCGTGCTCGGCTTCATCTTCGCCGCGCAGGGCTCCGTGGGCGTCCAGGCAGCGTACTTCCCCGAGCTCTTCGGCTCCCGCTACCGCTACGCCGGCGTCGCCCTGGGCCGGGAGTTCTCCTCCGTCTTCGGCGGCGGCATCGCCCCGCTCATCTGCTCGGCGCTGGTCACCGCGTTCAGCGGCTCCTGGATCCCCGTCGCCCTCTACATGATGGCCATGATGGGCATCAGCCTCGTCACCACCATCAAAGCCCCCGAAACCGTCGATCGTGACCTGCTCACAGAAGAGGACGCCAAGTAATGCCAGCCACGCCCACCCGCATTGTCATCACCGACTGCGACCACGACTCCATCGCCATCGAGCAGGCCGTTGCCGACGCCGCCGGTGTGGAACTGGTCCTTGCCCAGTGCCGGACCGAGGAGGACGTTATTGCCGCCGCTGCCGGCGCCGACGCCATCGTGGTCCAGTACGCCCCCATCACGGACCGCGTCCTCGCGGCCCTGCCGCAGCTGAAGGCGATCGGCCGCTACGGCGTGGGCGTGGACACCCTCGACGTCGAGGCGGCCACCGCCCGCGGCGTCGCCGTCTGCAATGTGCCGGACTACGGCACCGAGGATGTCAGCGACCACGCCATTGCCCTGGCCGTCAGCCTGGCCCGCGGAATCACCCGGCTGGACCGCGGCATGCGGCGCGGGGAACACTCGCTGCTCCCCGTCCAGCCCCTGCACCGGATGTCCACCAGGGTGTTCGGCGTGGTGGGCCTGGGACTGATCGGCGCGGCCACCGCGCGCAAGGCCAAGGGCCTGGGCTACACGGTGATCGGATCTGACCCGCTGGCTGAAATCGGTACGACGAC
It encodes:
- the exaC gene encoding acetaldehyde dehydrogenase ExaC — encoded protein: MTVYAQPGTEGSKVTFKDRYENWIGGEWVAPVKGQYFENITPVTGKVFCEVARGTAEDIELALDAAHKIAPSWGKTSVAERAAILNKIADRIDENLEMLAVAESWDNGKPIRETLNADIPLAADHFRYFASAVRAQEGRLSQLDDDTTAYHYHEPLGVVGQIIPWNFPILMAVWKLAPALAAGNAVVLKPAEQTPSSILVLMELIGDLLPAGVLNVVNGFGVEAGKPLASSPRIRKIAFTGETSTGRLISQYASQNLIPVTLELGGKSPNIFFNDVADTNDAFYDKAQEGFTLFAFNQGEVCTCPSRALVQEDIYDSFMADAVARVEKIIQGNPLDTETQLGAQASNDQLEKILSYIDIGKQEGAKVLTGGARADMPGDLAGGYYVQPTIFEGHNKMRIFQEEIFGPVVSVTRFSDYNDAMGIANDTLYGLGAGVWSRNGNVAYRAGREIQAGRVWVNNYHAYPAGAAFGGYKSSGIGRENHSMMLDHYQQTKNLLVSYNENKLGFF
- a CDS encoding helix-turn-helix domain-containing protein; the protein is MRNLILPPTSGGEATALAQRHALAAHEQLDAQAFPNAPEIPGLRRLIRESWQRSARLKANPDNPEAPLALDTDELEEYRRQHPLASIMPVIHKLLVQPSHDSGLLVAVGDEVGRLLWVEGDPALQRRAEGMMFVPGADWSEATVGTSAPGTALALGRGIQISGAEHYQRSVHAWSCTAVPFHDPDSGALLGVVDITGKASAVAPHTLSLVEATVAAAQAQLRVERLQLAATLASRPARRRNASSAARSDSARTGGAGGAKEGSLYRNSLQLLGRDQALLSIEGKTVSLSARHSEILALLSTHPDGLSAEELSVLLYPGDGPTMTLRAEMVRLRKILQQLNPAAVPESRPYKLTMDLVPDSGQVLNCLQRGAHRIALEIYRGAVLPRSEAPGIIDLRDRVSSLMREAVLTDGSAETLLKYAALPEARDDVDVRTVALKLLPARSPKRAAVVADLERLEAELSA
- a CDS encoding APC family permease, which codes for MNLLRTKSIEQSIADADEPGRKLKRSLSSWDLMIMGVAVAVGAGIFSVGAKAAANFSGPAVTLSFAIAAVTCALAIMCYAEFATAIPVAGSAYVFTYATMGELLAWIIGWNLILELFTAAAVIAKYWGIYLSKVFALMGADVPPALSLGGVDLYWGAFLIVAVFTVLLVLGTKLSARVGNVFTLIKIAVVLFVIVVGFTYVKFENYTPFVPAAEPTAGGAADVMKQSFFGFLTGAAPAQYGTLGIFAGAALVFFAFIGFDVVATSAEEVKNPQKTLPRGIFGGLAVVTLLYILVSLALTGMVSYTDLAAAETPTLTTAFEAVGNTTAAKVIAFGSLIGLTTVIMVLLMGLSRVVLAMSRDGLLPRALSKTSEKRSTPVRLQIICGAAVALVAGLTNVDLLEEMINIGTLSAFVVVSLGILVLRKKRPDLKPSFRVPFGKVLPVVSAVLCLYLMTNLAVETWIFFAGWLVIGVVIYFAYGQRHSRLNERFAEAKSAVDATESGADSSADARLSGSDAAARDEALTRP
- the adhP gene encoding alcohol dehydrogenase AdhP; amino-acid sequence: MTTTMQAAVVTEFGKDLQIQTLPIPTPGRGEALVKVITTGVCHTDLHAAEGDWPVKPTPPFIPGHEGVGEVVALGEGVTDLAVGDLVGNAWLWSACGDCQYCRTGWETLCEVQKNAGYSVDGSFGEYMLVDTRFAARIPAGSDPVEVAPVLCAGVTVYKGLKMTEARPGQWVTISGIGGLGHIAVQYAVAMGLRVAAVDIADDKLALAKKHGAELTINALHEDPVEVIQRETGGCHGVLVTAVHPSAFGQAIGMARRGGTIVFNGLPPGDFPAPIFEIVLKGLTVRGSIVGTRQDLEEALEFYAEGKIHPTVSTRELSEVNAVLDEMKHAKIDGRVVIKY
- a CDS encoding DUF779 domain-containing protein, which gives rise to MMEARLDAAVTLPGEDISRVALTAEALGLLRKLWGQHGPLMFHQSGGCCDGSSPMCYPAGEFITAEADVLLGLFDIADGLEPQPLEFWMSREQFNYWSHTHLTVDVVQGRGSGFSVESPEGKRFLIRSKLMDWPG
- a CDS encoding FAD-dependent oxidoreductase yields the protein MSNPAETTSKRPLRVAIVGAGPAGVYAADILTKSNGVKDGDFEVSIDLFEAYPAPYGLIRYGVAPDHPRIKGIVNALHKVLDRGDIRFLGNVTYGRDLTLHDFRAFYDAVIFSTGAIKDADLAIPGVDLGGSFGGADFVSWYDGHPDVPRDWPLDAKEIAVIGNGNVALDVARMLVKHPDELLTTEIPDNVYQGLKNSPVTDVHVFGRRGPAQVKFTPLELRELSHMKDVDIVLYPEDFEFDEASDDAIRSNNQIKTMVNTLTNWLVEEHAEAEEPSSRRLHLHFLHSPVKIYQDPDDGGSGRVAGIKFERMELDGTGNVKGTGEFVDYPVQAVYRAIGYHGSPLDELEYNAKRGVIPNEGGRVLDADGNPVPGIYATGWIKRGPVGLIGHTKGDALETIGFLLEDRLTLPPAQNPDPQAIIDLLQERGIEFTTWEGWIKLDAHEAALGAAWTEGGTGTDGPAAVVRERIKVVPREEMINISRA